The following proteins are encoded in a genomic region of Opitutaceae bacterium:
- the smc gene encoding chromosome segregation protein SMC produces the protein MYLKALKLHGFKSFADPSTLRFEPGVTAVVGPNGCGKSNIADAIRWVLGEQSAKALRGGKMQDVIFEGADTRKPAQLCEVSLLLTDCERQLGSDFHEIEIMRRVHRDGQSEYYFNGQPCRLKDIHKLFMDTGIGRTSYSIMAQGQIDQILSSKPEDRRAVFEEAAGITKYKAQRREALQKLALTEQNLSRVADVIGEVGRQIGSLKRQASKALRYKRLSFRLRHLSLAYSSFHYNRVAATLAQLEDQVIKLRAAAETRRTHFDQQQTGLEEMKARRSRLNQRVQDAQQAVFDLRSDKEQAENAINLARIKGQALSERVDSSRANLGELEMTLHELSEQVDSGAQDKQQQLNLLGSSDAVFQNRNREVAVAEGELSKLEQDLQQSKFQLLTLESSVARLRTDCLSYEVDQKTSVHKHDALLGEIEGVRQQQGSAAARVSEFDLQLEEALAAKARAHAEAQEAQQQITELTKEFREAQRKLQEIDRQLAQRTARLKLLQQLHEKWEGFGEGAKALLQGRFDSVLEGARPLALSQNLEISPEFGKAVEGLLGNAVEAIQVADVGVAQKILRQLETDPVGSVCLQVAELSHPSLSGTEGLPTGLTPALVACPNLPESHPAARLLAACFIADDLHTFLDFWKGNPGFQFLAVATRKGEVVDRRGLVFGGQAKKGGNSIVQREIDLRETSKALAEDQKIHDDQKAAIDALNARLAEAESTVEVKREEVLQATQQVAAVQAEQRNAARALEDAVNRLRRMESDVQSVEGARRDAHARWERAQSQLSEAESSVVQGRERIHKLETRINEVRADRDVKRDSLAQARLELAERRQRVEVLDRGLADMERRRAQIQELLIQRQQEIEAWTEQIEGLEREAAGARSRTTQIAESLVVAQQQVEQIKAELVEVERQIGTVESNQFALREEAEAAQADFSRCEVQLAESRARAQFLKEDVQREFQVDVATQEWKQLLWHSDDEPEGVKPLDLDEEDDAPSPPSASSTPVAPEDHIAENEPSSAPSAVVSPAATPSRKKRKPKGEATEADLSALDQTNWDQIRAEIDALRSRIAGMGAVNLVAIEEYAELKQRYDFLKGQCDDLTQSKAELVKAIDEINQTSQQQFAITFEQIKKNFQNTFTTLFGGGHANLELVQAEDPLESGIEITAQPPGTKLKGITLLSGGQKTLTAVGLLFALYMVKPSPFCLLDELDAPLDESNIGRFTDLLKRFVKESQFIIITHNKRTVAAANAIYGVTMEERGVSKTVSMRFNHERGEAEAESRNIADAVRGAKKPEAANA, from the coding sequence ATGTATCTCAAGGCGCTAAAGCTCCACGGCTTCAAATCGTTTGCTGATCCCTCCACCTTGCGCTTCGAACCCGGGGTGACGGCGGTGGTGGGCCCCAATGGCTGCGGGAAGTCGAACATCGCGGATGCCATCCGATGGGTATTGGGTGAGCAGAGTGCCAAGGCGCTGCGCGGCGGGAAGATGCAGGACGTGATTTTCGAAGGCGCCGACACGCGCAAGCCGGCGCAGCTGTGCGAGGTTTCCCTGCTCCTGACCGATTGCGAACGCCAACTCGGTTCGGATTTTCACGAAATCGAGATCATGCGGCGCGTGCACCGCGATGGCCAGAGCGAGTACTATTTCAATGGCCAGCCCTGCCGCCTGAAGGACATCCATAAGCTTTTCATGGATACCGGCATCGGCCGGACATCGTACTCGATCATGGCGCAGGGCCAGATTGATCAAATTCTCTCGTCGAAGCCGGAGGACCGCCGGGCTGTGTTCGAGGAAGCCGCCGGCATCACGAAGTACAAGGCCCAGCGGCGGGAGGCCCTTCAGAAGCTCGCCCTGACCGAGCAGAATCTTTCCCGCGTGGCCGATGTGATCGGCGAAGTGGGCCGGCAAATCGGCTCCCTGAAGCGGCAGGCATCAAAGGCCCTGCGCTACAAGCGACTGAGCTTCCGCCTCAGGCACCTCAGCCTCGCGTATTCAAGTTTTCATTACAACCGCGTCGCTGCAACCCTGGCCCAGCTCGAGGACCAGGTGATCAAGCTGCGGGCGGCGGCGGAGACACGGCGCACTCACTTCGATCAGCAGCAGACGGGCCTCGAGGAAATGAAGGCCCGCCGGTCTCGTCTCAACCAGCGGGTGCAGGACGCCCAGCAGGCGGTGTTCGACCTTCGCTCGGATAAGGAGCAGGCGGAGAACGCGATCAACCTCGCACGCATCAAGGGCCAGGCCCTTTCGGAGCGCGTGGATTCGTCCCGTGCCAACCTAGGCGAGCTCGAAATGACCCTTCACGAGCTGTCCGAGCAGGTCGACAGCGGCGCCCAGGACAAGCAGCAGCAGTTGAACCTGCTCGGCAGCTCCGACGCGGTGTTCCAAAACCGCAATCGCGAGGTTGCCGTCGCCGAAGGCGAGCTCTCCAAGCTGGAGCAGGACCTTCAGCAATCGAAGTTCCAGTTGCTCACGCTTGAGAGTTCCGTGGCCCGCCTGCGCACGGATTGCCTCAGCTATGAGGTGGACCAGAAGACCAGCGTGCACAAACACGACGCGCTCCTCGGGGAGATCGAGGGCGTCCGTCAGCAGCAGGGGAGCGCCGCCGCCCGTGTGTCCGAGTTCGACCTGCAGCTGGAGGAAGCGCTCGCGGCAAAGGCCAGGGCCCATGCCGAGGCGCAAGAGGCCCAGCAGCAGATCACGGAACTGACAAAGGAGTTTCGCGAGGCTCAGCGCAAATTGCAGGAGATCGACAGGCAACTCGCGCAGCGCACGGCCCGGTTGAAGCTTCTCCAGCAGCTTCACGAGAAATGGGAAGGCTTTGGCGAGGGTGCGAAAGCTCTCTTGCAGGGACGTTTCGATTCAGTCCTGGAGGGCGCTAGGCCTCTTGCACTCAGCCAGAATCTTGAGATTTCGCCGGAGTTCGGCAAAGCCGTCGAAGGACTCCTCGGAAACGCCGTTGAGGCGATTCAAGTGGCAGACGTGGGTGTCGCCCAGAAGATCCTGCGCCAGTTGGAGACGGACCCCGTGGGCTCCGTTTGCCTGCAGGTGGCCGAGCTTTCGCACCCAAGCCTTTCCGGCACCGAAGGGTTGCCGACGGGGCTCACGCCGGCACTGGTGGCCTGCCCGAACCTCCCCGAGTCGCACCCGGCGGCCAGGCTCCTCGCCGCCTGCTTCATCGCCGACGACCTGCACACCTTCCTGGACTTTTGGAAGGGGAACCCCGGCTTCCAATTCCTCGCGGTGGCGACCCGCAAGGGCGAGGTGGTGGACCGCCGCGGACTGGTGTTCGGGGGGCAGGCGAAGAAGGGTGGAAACTCCATCGTTCAGCGCGAGATCGACCTCCGTGAAACATCCAAGGCGCTGGCGGAGGACCAGAAGATTCACGACGACCAGAAGGCAGCGATCGATGCCTTGAACGCGCGGCTGGCGGAGGCTGAGTCCACCGTCGAGGTGAAGCGCGAGGAGGTGCTCCAGGCGACACAGCAGGTGGCAGCCGTCCAGGCCGAGCAGCGCAACGCCGCCCGGGCGCTTGAGGACGCCGTGAACCGCCTGCGGCGCATGGAATCGGATGTGCAGTCGGTAGAGGGTGCCAGGCGCGATGCACACGCGCGCTGGGAGCGCGCCCAATCGCAGCTGTCGGAGGCCGAGTCCTCCGTGGTGCAGGGACGCGAGCGTATCCATAAACTCGAGACAAGGATCAACGAGGTGCGTGCGGACCGGGACGTGAAGCGCGATTCCCTCGCGCAGGCGCGGCTCGAGCTCGCGGAACGCCGCCAGCGTGTCGAAGTGCTCGATCGCGGCCTTGCCGACATGGAGCGCCGGCGGGCGCAGATCCAGGAACTGCTTATCCAACGCCAGCAGGAGATTGAGGCTTGGACGGAACAGATCGAGGGCCTCGAAAGGGAGGCGGCCGGAGCGCGCTCGCGCACGACTCAGATCGCAGAGTCCTTGGTGGTCGCCCAGCAACAGGTGGAGCAGATCAAGGCGGAGCTCGTTGAAGTCGAGCGTCAGATCGGGACGGTCGAGTCAAACCAATTTGCCCTGCGCGAAGAAGCCGAAGCCGCACAGGCTGACTTCAGCCGGTGTGAGGTGCAGCTCGCAGAGAGCCGCGCGCGCGCGCAATTCCTCAAGGAGGACGTGCAGCGCGAGTTCCAGGTGGACGTCGCCACGCAGGAGTGGAAGCAGCTCCTTTGGCATTCAGACGATGAACCCGAGGGCGTGAAGCCGCTTGACCTCGATGAGGAGGACGACGCGCCTTCACCTCCTTCCGCGTCTTCCACTCCAGTCGCTCCGGAGGATCATATTGCGGAGAATGAACCCTCTTCCGCCCCTTCCGCCGTTGTCTCCCCAGCCGCCACCCCCTCCCGCAAGAAACGCAAACCGAAAGGCGAAGCCACCGAAGCGGATCTCTCCGCGCTCGATCAGACCAACTGGGATCAGATCCGCGCCGAGATCGATGCCCTGCGCAGCCGCATTGCGGGGATGGGCGCGGTGAACCTCGTCGCCATCGAGGAGTATGCCGAACTCAAGCAGCGCTACGATTTCCTCAAGGGCCAGTGTGATGACCTCACGCAGTCCAAGGCCGAACTTGTGAAGGCCATCGACGAAATCAACCAGACGTCGCAGCAACAGTTCGCCATCACGTTCGAGCAGATCAAAAAGAATTTCCAAAACACGTTTACCACGCTGTTTGGCGGCGGCCACGCAAACCTCGAGTTGGTGCAGGCGGAGGACCCGCTTGAGTCGGGCATCGAGATCACGGCTCAACCACCGGGCACCAAACTCAAGGGCATCACACTCCTCTCAGGCGGACAGAAGACGCTCACGGCCGTTGGTCTCCTGTTTGCGCTCTACATGGTGAAGCCCTCGCCGTTCTGTTTGCTCGACGAACTCGATGCTCCGCTGGACGAATCGAACATTGGGCGCTTCACCGACTTGTTGAAGCGCTTCGTGAAGGAGAGCCAGTTCATCATCATCACGCACAACAAACGGACCGTCGCCGCCGCGAACGCCATCTACGGCGTGACCATGGAGGAGCGCGGTGTGTCAAAGACGGTTTCGATGCGCTTCAACCACGAGCGCGGCGAGGCCGAAGCCGAGTCCCGAAATATCGCAGACGCTGTGCGTGGGGCGAAGAAGCCCGAGGCGGCGAACGCCTGA
- a CDS encoding nucleoside deaminase, with translation MSLAFNQAIDAWRKDEVPIGCVIERDGEVIALAHNTVETMRDPTAHAEILAVTQAARHLGDWRLEGCTLYVTKEPCPMCSGAMIMSRVKRVCYAVPDPKMGCLGGATNVSDLPRVNHRVELTAGGVLENECRELLQAFFKLKRAAEE, from the coding sequence ATGAGTCTGGCGTTCAATCAGGCTATTGACGCGTGGCGGAAGGACGAAGTTCCCATCGGCTGCGTGATCGAGCGCGATGGGGAGGTGATCGCCCTGGCCCACAATACGGTGGAAACCATGCGGGACCCGACGGCCCACGCCGAGATTCTTGCTGTCACCCAGGCCGCGCGTCACCTGGGAGACTGGCGACTCGAAGGCTGCACCCTCTACGTGACTAAGGAGCCATGCCCGATGTGCTCGGGCGCCATGATCATGTCGCGCGTCAAACGCGTGTGCTACGCCGTCCCTGACCCCAAGATGGGCTGCCTGGGCGGCGCGACCAACGTCAGCGATCTGCCACGCGTGAACCACCGGGTGGAGTTGACCGCCGGTGGCGTGCTGGAGAACGAATGCAGGGAATTGCTGCAGGCGTTCTTCAAGCTCAAGAGGGCCGCCGAGGAATGA
- the infA gene encoding translation initiation factor IF-1 produces the protein MSDGKSIEVEGKVVAVLPGTMFKVELSNGHTVLAHISGKLRKNFIKIAAGDMVKMEMSPYDLEKARITYRMKDERPAHLTAPPMRRRY, from the coding sequence ATGTCTGACGGCAAATCGATAGAAGTGGAGGGCAAGGTTGTCGCCGTCCTTCCCGGTACGATGTTCAAGGTGGAGCTCTCGAATGGGCACACGGTGCTGGCGCACATCTCTGGAAAGTTGCGCAAGAATTTCATTAAGATCGCCGCGGGCGACATGGTGAAGATGGAGATGAGCCCCTACGATTTGGAGAAGGCGCGCATCACCTATCGCATGAAGGATGAGCGGCCGGCACACCTGACGGCACCGCCGATGCGGCGCCGGTACTGA
- a CDS encoding tyrosine recombinase — MPRRKPDTLVPSRAPGSFASTIDGFINHVMLERGLSFNTASSYQSDLDLCAASLAQAGHRDWETVPPEALSRWANALASKAVAARSVARKRTAVRMFARYLIAEDLRKDDLSRLLVAPKLPRRIPDSLTAEEIGRILAGAEGGSPKQLRDRAILELFYSSGLRVSELAGLDLLRLDLEAGLVRIIGKGDKERLVPVGAEACVSLRRYLEAGRPSFVKPGRTRTSVFLTERGGPFSRKTLWLLVREAARRAGIRKAVKPHLLRHTFATHLLEGGADLRAIQEMLGHASVATTQVYTAVEGKRLGEQHARFHPRGK, encoded by the coding sequence ATGCCCCGCAGGAAGCCAGACACTCTCGTGCCCAGTCGGGCTCCCGGGTCCTTCGCGTCGACGATCGATGGCTTCATCAACCATGTGATGCTTGAGCGGGGCTTATCGTTTAATACGGCCTCCTCCTACCAGTCAGATCTCGATCTTTGTGCCGCGAGCCTTGCGCAAGCGGGCCATCGGGATTGGGAAACCGTCCCGCCGGAGGCGCTTTCACGCTGGGCCAACGCCCTCGCTTCGAAAGCAGTGGCGGCGAGGAGCGTCGCAAGAAAGCGGACGGCGGTCCGGATGTTCGCGCGGTATTTGATTGCCGAGGATCTCCGCAAGGACGACCTCAGCCGTCTCCTCGTGGCACCCAAGTTGCCGCGCCGGATTCCAGATTCGCTCACGGCGGAGGAGATTGGGCGCATTCTCGCCGGTGCCGAAGGGGGGAGCCCGAAGCAACTCCGAGATCGCGCCATCCTAGAACTTTTTTATTCTAGTGGCCTGCGAGTGTCTGAATTGGCGGGTTTGGACCTGTTGCGCCTGGACCTGGAGGCCGGACTGGTGCGCATCATCGGCAAAGGTGACAAGGAGCGCCTCGTTCCGGTGGGTGCAGAGGCCTGTGTGTCCCTGCGGAGGTACCTGGAGGCGGGCCGGCCTTCCTTTGTGAAGCCGGGGCGTACCCGCACCTCTGTCTTTTTGACGGAGCGCGGCGGGCCATTTTCCCGCAAAACACTCTGGCTGTTGGTCCGCGAGGCGGCGAGACGCGCGGGAATTCGAAAGGCAGTCAAGCCCCACCTGCTTCGCCATACCTTTGCGACGCACCTGTTGGAAGGCGGAGCGGATTTGCGGGCGATCCAGGAAATGCTGGGACACGCCAGCGTGGCGACCACCCAGGTTTACACAGCTGTGGAAGGGAAGCGGCTTGGAGAGCAGCACGCCCGCTTTCACCCTCGCGGAAAATGA
- a CDS encoding amidophosphoribosyltransferase, whose amino-acid sequence MSDPIKHECGVALVRLRKPLSYYQEKYGTPLWGFTKLFLLMEKQHNRGQDGAGVACVKLDMPAGEPYMFRERCVKANPMDKIFKTLIAAYNEKVEAGVIHPEFADTVKKHFDFGGELFMGHLRYGTSGGYNMSACHPYFRRSSWPTRNLALCGNFNMTNTAELNASLIAMGQHPIFATDTQALLEKIGFYLDEEHEDIYRFLRTRGIPGAEISKRISEDLDLARVITRSAQKWDGGYALCGLIGNGDAFVARDPSGIRPCWYFQNDEVVAFASERAPLMTVFDIGLDAVQEVPPGHVVVVKKRGAVSSTPFTPALPRASCSFERIYFSRGNDIDIYKDRKALGGILADQVLKAVDNDWANTVFSFIPNTAEVAYYGLLHSLRERRRDEVKKSILELASQGKLNEASLDDLILRNWPRGEKVVSKDIKLRTFIGQENMRNQLASHVYDITYGSVRAGVDNLVCVDDSIVRGTTLRRSILRILSRLNPKKIVIVSTAPQIRYPDCYGIDMSELGKFIAFEAAISLLKERGQSHILDEVYQACREEGERGGAVNHVRAIYDGFSAEEISARVSKLVSPTGIEWTGPIEIIFQTIENLHTAVPEHTGDWYFTGKYPTPGGYRVVNQAFVNYYEKSEGRSY is encoded by the coding sequence ATGTCGGACCCGATCAAACACGAATGTGGTGTCGCTCTCGTACGGCTTAGAAAGCCTCTTTCCTACTATCAGGAGAAGTACGGGACGCCGCTTTGGGGGTTCACTAAACTGTTTCTGCTCATGGAGAAACAGCACAACCGTGGCCAGGATGGCGCGGGCGTCGCTTGCGTGAAGCTCGATATGCCCGCTGGCGAACCCTACATGTTCCGCGAGCGGTGCGTAAAGGCGAACCCGATGGACAAGATCTTCAAGACGCTGATTGCCGCGTACAATGAGAAGGTCGAGGCAGGTGTGATCCATCCTGAGTTCGCCGATACGGTGAAAAAGCATTTCGACTTTGGCGGTGAGTTGTTCATGGGCCACCTGCGATACGGCACCTCGGGCGGCTATAACATGAGCGCCTGCCATCCGTATTTCCGGCGCAGTTCCTGGCCCACGCGCAACCTCGCGCTCTGCGGCAACTTCAACATGACGAACACGGCTGAGCTCAACGCCAGCCTGATCGCCATGGGCCAGCACCCGATCTTCGCCACCGATACGCAGGCCTTGCTCGAAAAGATCGGCTTCTACCTCGATGAGGAGCACGAGGATATCTACCGCTTCCTGCGAACCCGGGGCATCCCGGGCGCAGAGATTTCGAAGCGGATCAGTGAAGACCTCGACCTTGCGCGAGTCATCACGCGCTCCGCGCAGAAGTGGGACGGCGGCTACGCCCTCTGTGGACTGATTGGCAATGGCGATGCATTTGTGGCCCGCGATCCCTCCGGGATTCGACCGTGCTGGTATTTCCAGAATGACGAGGTCGTGGCATTCGCGTCGGAGCGTGCGCCGCTGATGACGGTATTCGACATCGGTCTCGATGCCGTGCAGGAAGTGCCTCCGGGGCACGTGGTCGTGGTGAAGAAGCGCGGGGCCGTTTCGAGCACGCCGTTCACACCTGCGCTGCCGCGCGCCTCCTGCTCCTTCGAGCGCATCTATTTCTCCCGCGGCAACGACATCGACATCTACAAGGACCGCAAGGCGCTCGGCGGCATCCTCGCCGACCAGGTTTTAAAGGCTGTCGACAATGACTGGGCCAATACCGTTTTCAGCTTCATCCCCAACACCGCAGAGGTCGCCTACTATGGCCTGCTCCACTCCCTGCGTGAGCGGCGTCGCGACGAGGTGAAGAAGTCGATTCTCGAACTGGCTTCCCAGGGCAAGCTAAACGAGGCTTCGCTCGATGACCTTATTCTCCGCAATTGGCCCCGCGGCGAGAAGGTGGTGAGCAAGGACATCAAGCTGCGCACCTTCATCGGCCAGGAGAACATGCGCAATCAGCTCGCGAGCCATGTCTATGACATCACGTATGGCTCGGTGCGCGCGGGCGTCGACAACCTGGTCTGCGTGGATGATTCAATTGTGCGCGGCACGACGCTGCGCCGCTCCATCCTGAGGATCCTGTCGCGCCTTAATCCGAAGAAGATCGTGATCGTGTCGACCGCGCCGCAGATCCGGTACCCGGATTGCTACGGCATCGACATGTCGGAGCTGGGCAAGTTCATTGCCTTCGAGGCCGCAATCTCGCTGCTCAAGGAGCGCGGCCAGTCGCACATCCTCGATGAGGTGTACCAGGCCTGCCGCGAGGAAGGGGAGCGGGGCGGTGCCGTGAATCACGTCCGTGCGATTTATGACGGGTTCTCCGCCGAGGAGATCTCGGCGCGGGTGTCCAAGCTGGTGTCGCCGACGGGCATCGAGTGGACGGGGCCGATCGAGATCATCTTCCAGACGATTGAGAATCTCCACACCGCAGTGCCCGAGCACACGGGGGATTGGTATTTCACCGGCAAATACCCGACGCCGGGCGGGTACCGCGTGGTGAACCAGGCGTTCGTCAACTACTACGAGAAGAGCGAAGGCCGCTCGTATTGA
- a CDS encoding AIR synthase-related protein, with protein MSLSYESSGVNYDQLDAFKRACQKAARTTAPLLSQHGYAEPATTRGESAYLLEAEDHFLAHVEEGLGTKNLVADAVYSVTGRSFYREIAIDTVATMVNDLITCGALPISIAMHAAVGESAWFADAVRMQALVDGWAEGCRKSNAVWGGGETPTLRGIVKAETIVLAGSAIGKISPKNLRIVGDVADGDRIVFLASSGVQTNGLTLCRKIAEQLPGGYQTQIGDGRTYGEALLAPSVIYVDFVRECQQRGLKLNYVAHVTGHGWRKLMRLEEPFVYEITEARNEPALFRFLEQAGPIAKREMYATFNQGVGFAAYVAPGLAEEVVAAAKSTGYDAWIAGTVRKQGARKAVEIRPLGITFEGDTLQVR; from the coding sequence ATGAGTCTCAGCTACGAATCCTCGGGCGTTAACTACGACCAGCTCGACGCCTTCAAACGGGCCTGCCAGAAAGCCGCCCGCACGACGGCGCCCCTTCTCTCCCAGCACGGGTATGCCGAGCCGGCCACGACGCGCGGGGAAAGCGCGTACCTCCTGGAGGCCGAGGACCATTTCCTTGCGCATGTCGAGGAGGGCCTCGGCACCAAGAACCTGGTGGCGGACGCCGTGTATTCGGTCACGGGCCGGTCCTTCTACCGTGAAATCGCAATCGACACCGTGGCGACGATGGTGAACGACCTGATCACCTGCGGCGCGCTTCCCATCTCGATCGCAATGCATGCTGCTGTCGGGGAATCCGCCTGGTTTGCAGACGCTGTCCGCATGCAGGCCCTCGTTGACGGCTGGGCGGAGGGCTGCAGGAAATCAAACGCGGTCTGGGGCGGGGGAGAGACGCCGACCCTCCGCGGCATCGTGAAGGCCGAGACGATCGTCCTAGCAGGCTCCGCCATCGGCAAGATTTCGCCCAAGAACCTGCGTATCGTCGGTGATGTGGCGGATGGCGATCGCATCGTCTTTCTCGCCTCCTCCGGCGTGCAGACCAACGGCCTGACGCTTTGCAGGAAGATCGCCGAGCAATTGCCGGGTGGGTACCAGACTCAGATCGGCGATGGACGTACCTACGGCGAGGCGCTTCTCGCTCCGTCGGTCATCTATGTGGACTTCGTTCGGGAATGCCAACAGCGCGGACTTAAGTTGAACTATGTGGCGCACGTCACCGGGCACGGGTGGAGAAAGTTGATGCGCCTTGAAGAGCCCTTCGTGTACGAGATAACGGAAGCGCGCAACGAACCCGCCCTGTTTCGTTTTCTAGAGCAGGCTGGCCCCATCGCGAAGCGAGAAATGTACGCCACGTTTAACCAAGGCGTTGGTTTTGCTGCCTATGTGGCGCCGGGCCTTGCCGAAGAGGTGGTCGCGGCGGCCAAGAGCACCGGATATGATGCCTGGATTGCGGGCACGGTTCGAAAGCAAGGTGCGCGCAAAGCCGTCGAAATTCGACCGCTGGGGATCACCTTCGAAGGTGACACCCTTCAGGTTCGGTGA
- a CDS encoding TetR/AcrR family transcriptional regulator, with translation MNELRRVKNPEETRRRILEATIRLLLRQGFNATTVDQICEEARVTKGSFFHHFQNKDAVGVAAVRAWGAFGGALYANAWRDPSGPIEEIHRLIDIMVGFTEREEPCVCVVGMMSQEMSRESEAFREACASELDTWTEMMRTRLAKAKEEVPAARDFDPKEVAWFLNSLWQGSMLVAKARQDPELIRANLRLARQYIDSLFAPATQMRRGSSLPPLLLA, from the coding sequence ATGAATGAGCTGAGGCGAGTTAAAAACCCGGAAGAAACACGTCGCCGGATTCTGGAGGCAACCATCCGTTTGCTTCTTAGGCAGGGGTTCAATGCGACTACCGTTGATCAGATTTGCGAGGAGGCCCGAGTGACGAAAGGGAGCTTTTTTCACCACTTTCAGAACAAAGACGCCGTCGGCGTTGCGGCGGTGCGCGCGTGGGGCGCTTTCGGCGGAGCTCTGTACGCCAATGCCTGGCGAGACCCTTCCGGCCCGATTGAGGAGATTCACAGGCTCATCGACATCATGGTTGGATTCACCGAGCGTGAGGAACCCTGCGTCTGCGTCGTAGGCATGATGTCGCAGGAAATGTCCCGCGAGAGCGAGGCGTTCCGGGAAGCCTGCGCATCAGAGCTCGATACCTGGACTGAGATGATGCGGACACGCCTGGCGAAGGCGAAAGAGGAAGTGCCCGCCGCGCGTGATTTCGATCCGAAGGAGGTGGCGTGGTTTCTCAACAGCCTCTGGCAGGGATCAATGCTGGTCGCCAAGGCGCGCCAGGATCCCGAGCTTATTCGCGCAAACCTGCGCCTCGCCCGCCAGTACATCGACTCCCTTTTTGCACCGGCGACCCAGATGCGTCGCGGAAGCTCTCTGCCTCCGTTGCTCCTTGCCTAA
- a CDS encoding SRPBCC family protein: protein MKITIETLVAAPVEKVWEAWTTPHAITQWNFASADWHCPSASLDLRSGGKFSYRMEAKDGSFGFDFGGTFSSLAKQERIDLTIDDGRQVTVMFASHPVGTKVTETFEAEGQNSAELQRQGWQAILDNFKHYVEATAGSKEAKQR from the coding sequence ATGAAGATCACAATCGAAACATTAGTCGCCGCGCCTGTGGAGAAGGTCTGGGAGGCGTGGACGACGCCACACGCGATTACCCAATGGAACTTTGCTTCCGCTGACTGGCATTGCCCCAGTGCATCCCTGGACCTCAGGTCCGGAGGGAAATTCAGTTATCGAATGGAAGCGAAAGACGGCTCATTCGGTTTTGATTTCGGCGGGACCTTCAGCTCGCTTGCGAAACAGGAGCGTATCGACCTGACCATCGATGACGGAAGGCAGGTGACCGTCATGTTCGCCTCCCATCCGGTCGGGACCAAGGTCACCGAGACGTTCGAGGCCGAGGGGCAGAATTCTGCGGAGCTTCAGCGCCAGGGCTGGCAGGCCATTCTGGACAACTTCAAGCACTACGTCGAAGCGACCGCAGGCTCGAAGGAGGCCAAGCAACGTTAG
- a CDS encoding VOC family protein has product MNTTHPTSSNLEYQNLMAYLTVHDAKAAIAFYTQAFGAIERFRLTAGPDRIGHCELIIEGQVLMLADPMCETAKSAKDLGGSPVKLALLVSDADAAFARAVAAGARPDMEPADQFYGFRMAGFTDPFGFGWMVQHRIETVQPAEMQKRWEEMMRKFAETGNCSGA; this is encoded by the coding sequence ATGAATACCACACATCCGACATCCTCGAATCTCGAATACCAAAATTTGATGGCGTACCTCACGGTCCACGATGCCAAGGCCGCTATCGCCTTCTATACCCAGGCATTCGGAGCGATTGAGCGCTTTCGACTTACGGCAGGTCCCGATAGGATCGGGCATTGCGAACTGATTATTGAGGGTCAGGTGCTAATGCTTGCCGACCCGATGTGCGAAACTGCCAAGAGTGCGAAAGACCTTGGGGGGAGTCCGGTTAAACTCGCGTTACTCGTGAGCGATGCCGACGCCGCGTTCGCGAGGGCTGTCGCGGCGGGCGCCCGGCCCGATATGGAACCTGCGGATCAGTTCTACGGGTTCCGCATGGCCGGGTTCACCGACCCTTTTGGGTTCGGCTGGATGGTGCAGCACCGAATTGAAACAGTGCAACCAGCGGAGATGCAAAAGCGTTGGGAGGAGATGATGCGGAAATTCGCAGAGACCGGAAACTGCTCCGGCGCCTGA